The Engystomops pustulosus chromosome 3, aEngPut4.maternal, whole genome shotgun sequence region atcacatatgcTTTTCCAGGGTAACGtgtgcgatcggtaaccagaccCAACCAAAAATTGAATTCTGAATTCTGATTGGATGTAATGGGCAAGAGCGACAGGTAAGCTAGTATATACAATAATAAGCTTACTGTCCCCATCAACCAATCAGCACTTCACTTCAATTTCTAACCTGTTTGACAGCAATAAGagagctgagttctgattggatACAGGTATGAAAACCTAGAACCCTCTTGTATAACAGTTCTCCCTTAAAGCCAATCAAATCACATCTTCAATTTTCTAACCTGCATGACAGAAATAAGAGATGAACTCTGATTGGGTAGTGGGTAAATACATAGAGCCCTCTTATATAACGGTTTTCTCCAATAACCAATCAAATCACGTCTGCAATTCCCTAACATTCATGACAAAAATATGAGCTGAATTCTGATTGGGTGTAATGGGCAACAGGAAAAAGCCTACTGTCCCTAACAACCAATCAGCCCTCCTCTTCAATTTCCAACCTGTGTGACAGAAataaaagctgagttctgattggctaGAGGGGTGAAAACCTTGAGACCTCTTATATAACGGTTCTCACTCATAGCCAATCAAATCATATCTTCCATTTTCTGATCTTCATGACAAAAATAAGAGCTGAATCCTGATTGGTTGTCACTGGCAGAGGCAATGATATGAGGGGGGTCTGTCATATAGAGCAGTGTCGGGGTGGGCTCTGGCTGTGCACTCATCGCCGGTCTCTATAGTAACCTCCCCCCTGCTCTGCCTATGTAATGGCGGCTGTCGCTATGTACTACATCGCGTCCCCAGCTCAGCCAATCCCAGGCCGGCGTGTCGCGGGGCGGGGCCTCGTCCTCTCAGCTCCGTGTGGAAAAGACGGTTTCGGGTGCAAAAGTTTGTATTATTCGTGCTCCGGACGTCAGAGATGCCCAGAGAGGGAGAAGCCGCCGCCGCCGCTAGCACCGGGCTCCGGTCACCGCTCCGCTCCCCCGGCCTCGTCCACCCGCCGGGCCCCGTCTCTTCGCCGCACTGACCTTTGCCCCGTGCCCGGTTCTCATTCACGATGTGGGAGTCTAACCGAGTGCGGCTGCTGTGCATGCTGGGCCTCACCTTCGTCTTCTTCGTGGCGGAGGTGGTGGTGAGCCGGGTGACCGGCTCCCTGGCCATGCTCTCCGACTCCTTCCACATGCTGTCCGATGTCATCGCGCTGGTGGTCGGCCTGATCGCCGTGCGATTTGCTCAGAAGACCCGATCGACCGACAAGAACACATTCGGCTGGATCCGGGCCGGGGTGATGGGAGCCCTGGTGAACGCCATCTTCCTCACCGCCCTCTGCTTCACCATCATCCTGGAGGCTGTGGAGCGCTTCACCGAACCCCAGGCCATCGAGCAGCCGCTGGTCGTCATCGGGGTCGGTTTCGGAGGATTGCTCATCAATCTCATCGGCCTGTGTATGTTCCGGGACAGCGCGGGCGGCGGCCACGGCCACTCACACGGAGGAGGAGGGCACGGACACTCGCACGGGGCCAAGAAGAGTCACCGGAACCGGGAGAGAGCGGCGGGAGACGGAGCCGCCCTGGACCGGGAGGAGACCAACAACCTGGTGGAGAACTGTGCCGGCTCCAACGGGCCTGCGCTGGAGGTGGTGCCCGGGAAACACGGTGAGAACACTGCAGTGACGTCATGGTGTGCACTGTGACGTCAGAAAGCCCGGATCTCCCCTGTCCATGCTGTCACGGTGACGTCTTTACGTTTTACAAGTGTGATGTCATACCGGTATAAAACGGCTGATGGGAAGCGGAGAACCAtagatggttatgtgtgtgtgatgtcatagggtagactagtgatgtcatagctgaTCAGGTTAAGTGCTTAGCAGCAGACCCCTATGGTGTGATGTCATGACGCCTGATCCATAGGGGACCTGTGTGTGATGGATGTATTATCCATGGACGGTGCGTTATGTAATGTACACAGGATGTTATATAATCGGTGTGCTATGTTATGGGATACCagacctatatatatatgtataatgtatgagcCTCCTGTCACTGCGGTGATCTCTATAGGGATATATAGTAGATACACGGTATCTTGTATCGCTATAGGATAGTATGTATACTATAGCTGATCTATGAGCCAGTGGCTGTGATTGCCCCTCCCCCTTGTATAATCTTCAGCCTCTATATACTGGGTGCCATAAATTATGTCTGGATGTGTCAACTCCCTGGTGatattgggagggggggggggggtcttctaaTGGGCTGGGTCACACCCTGAGGTCCCTGTGATGGGGTATTACCCCTGAGGTGCTCTTGTATTGGGAATCTACCCCTTACCTGTATCAGTCCTTCTAAATGTAACTACCCCCCTACATGGGTTGTGTTAAGTGTCATCCTCCCAACTCCCCCCACCCCTAGAGACACATTAAAGGGTTACCCTATGATGTTCGGTAAAGGGCCTTAATGCCGGGGACGATATAAAGTAACCGGTGCTTATCTTTTATATTTTAAGCCATTGCCGGCAATTTTTAGGAAagtgtgagcgccccctagtgacccGGCAGGAGACAACAGGtaatttattaaaggacatctagcaccaggatgaaggattgtataccaagcacactgacatacgtgccacctctggcaggattcactcTTATTGAAGCTGCctgtgcctttgtttttaagcaaaaaaatacttaaaaaatcatgcaaatgagcctgaagggctccggaaatttgcataatttaaaaacccTCTTTTGTAAAAGCACTGCCAAGAAAAGCTaacataagagcagatcctgccagagggggcgcacaccagtatatcagtgtgcttggtttacagtccttcatcctggtggtagatttcctttaaaagattatactaataaaaataactaaaattgTCCCCATTCTGCGCTTCCGCCCACTGAACCTGTTGGGGTTTTGTGCCTGCATGCCAGTGGTGGGCGTAGTTGTAAGGATTACACTGATGGCATGGCTCCCGGGGCACAGGCCGCTCGCTGCCAAGGATGTTCCATTTAATTAATTGGTCGCGCTCCGTCTGGTGGAGCTGTTGGCGGTTCTCTTGGCATCTGGCAGCGATCAGATGGCAGAGAGTGTTCGCTGCTCTCAGCTCggggtgtgggaagggtccacatAATGGTGGGGGTGGTGTTATAAGAAATATTTTGAGAATTGCTTACCTCCATTCCAACTGGTCACACCCACTTGTCCATTTATTTGTTATGGTGTGTAATGTCTCAATTGCTGGGACAGGGTCATCCATTCATCTGGTGAAGGGACCATCTAGGGACCCTCACTGTTCTCTTGGGGGGCTAGATATActaatgtgtctcctgtgtggagaACATGGCTCTAGAGAGTCCTCCTATTTGACATAGAAGTCTCCAGGTAAGATTGGTATTGAAGGTGTGTGGCTTGCAGGGCTTTTCCCATAAAATGCATTAACCGCAGTAAATGGTCACTGAGACCCCAGCGATCAGGTGactaaatctaccataaaaaacaagcctgattaaccagggacacgtactcatagatcctggcatcgtgactgtgataattctaaatataacttttaaaataatgctaatgagcctgaagggctctggggcattaccagagcccctccatgctttacaggctgttacagtgtattggagCACCCTCCCCACAccatgtgagattacatcaggccgagggtgcagaggagagggaaGAAAGTGTAAAGTTTggaaagctacagcacagaggagctctggttacACCCCACATGAGCCCATCTTGCTCTTTAGcacaatttttaaagttgattttagaaggaaggaggccatggataataaatataagaatattaccacagtgcctggagctatgagtatgTGCCCAGGTTTATCCTGATGCCTCTGAGTGAGTCCTAGCGCTCAGGCCTCTATCCTGTGGATCATATCTTTTATGGGAAACCCCCATTAGAGAGAACCTCTTCTCTTTTAGTCAGTCCTTGTAgtccatgaaaaataattgtgCATCATCTTTTTGCGAATTCTCCATACTGacgttcctctgttattcttctgGGAAAAATGTTAgggggaataacagaggaacgacTTGATGTACTGACTATTTTTCTGTGATCTAGACTTGTCTGCAGAGCTGACACTTGTAGATGGATCTGTTTATCCCTTCCTCTTGTCAGAATGTTCTGGCACTTTGAGCGCTCGGCCCGATAACAAATCTCTCCTCTTTTCTCGACAGACGCTTTGGCAGACAACGCAGCAGAACCCCGAGTGAATGGCAGCATTGTGCAGAACCATGTGGCAGAACTCCACGAAGACGGCTCTCAGCTCAACATGCGCGGGGTCTTCCTGCACGTCCTGGGGGATGCGCTGGGCTCCGTCATTGTGGTTCTGAACGCTCTGGtcttttactttgtttttaacCCATGTCCCGCTGGAGAGCAGTGCATCAACCCTTGTGTTCACGACCACTGCTCCGACCACCCGGAAGTTAATCACACCTTGTTGGCCATGAACGACAGCGCAGAGGAGCCCCAGATCAAGATAGCGGGACCCTGCTGGGTGCTGTACCTGGACCCCTCTTTATGTGTCATCATGGTgtgtatactgctgtatacaaccTACCCCCTCCTTAAAGAGTCCGCGCTCATCCTGCTGCAAACTGTCCCCAAACAAATCGACATCTCCTCCTTGAAGCAAAAGCTCCGTAATCTGGAAGGCGTGGAGGCGGTCCACGAGCTTCATGTGTGGCAGCTGGCGGAGAGCCGCATCATCGCCACCGCCCACATCAAATGCCACGACCCCACGGCGTACATGGACGTGGCCAAGCGTATCAAAGACTTCTTCCACGACGAAGGAATCCACGCCACCACCATCCAGCCGGAATTTTCCAGCGTGGAATCTGGATCTAGAATATCGCTCTGCGAACTCTCCTGCAGAACACAGTGCGCCCCCAAGCAGTGCTGCGGGAATTCGGAGAAGAACGTCTCCGCAAGGAAAACCAGCTGCGGAGCGGCCACCTTGGGAATGATCAGCGAATCTCCCGAGCATAAGAGAACTAATAGCGCTTCTGAGAGGCCTGGGGGGGAGCTCAGGATAGACATGGACGCAGCTGTCTGATCCCGCCCACCTGACTCTTAGCTCGAACTGGAGGGGAGATACAAAAGGGAAAACTGCTTCCCGACTCCATGATTTCCCGAACTTGCAGTATCGCCGATCACGGCTAGTCTAGATCCCGGGTGGTTTACGTTCCGAATTCCACTTGTCACAACGGGAAAGAAGAGGTTGCCTCTCGTTTCTCTAGAtgttccacaacatttttcttcaTTGTTACAGGTTTTACTTTACCGCTGGTCATCGCTTTAGGACTAGGACTGTGATATCGTGTGGACTTTGTTTCTTTTACTTCTTTTGTTTCTGTTGCTATTTAAGGAAAACTCTAAATCTTCAGATGTTGAGCGCAGTAGTAGCGACACTCGGCCAGAGATGCTTTAGAAGTTTGGGGTGGGGGCCTCCGTTTTTGAGCACTTTACCTCTATGGCGTTTAGATAGCTTCTTATTGTGATCTGATCTTGGCCAGTAATCCGAATACATTCAATATTATGCTgcttatccttaaaggggtgttctgagaTCTAAATATTGAACGCCAATCTGATTAGTGGGGTCTGCTGCTCAAGTAGAACCACTTCCCAACAGAGACAGTATTCAAGCAAGtggagctaagctgcaataccaagcatggCCACTATAGAAAGCACAGCACTGTGCTGTGACCTGTGAAGAGACTACAGTGCTCATCCAAACACTGCAATTTCCAAAAACCGCTAAGCAGTGCAGATGTCAGGTACTGGTCCCCCCCTCATATGATAGAATTGCCCCCCTCTAAGGATAGGATCAATCCCTAAATCTCctctaaaggggttatctggaaGTTTCTAATACTGCTCCACATTTGACCATGggttgtgtgtgtttttgtaactatactccattcatctctataccgTATAGATTGTAGTACCACCATtagccatggtcaggtgtggctctGTTTTTGTAcaatggataacccctttaaggtctttaTTGATGAACCTAGCCCAAAGATCTTACGGTGGCTGTATACCTTAGTCGAGACCTAGACAGTGTCTGCGTTTTGTTGGATAAGCCGCTGCTAGAACCTTCGGGGTGGCAAAATCTGTAGCACGTTCATGGCCATTCCACAAGTGACATGTATTGAGTCCACCCTTACATCCGGTGTAGATCAAGATCAGTCACAGTGAAGCAAAGCTACTCAACGCTGTATGTAAAATTATCAAAACtggtgtcacattgtacaacccaCGCTCATCGGGGGATGAGCATTAAAGGGATCCCTCACCTCTTCTGTCATGTCTGTGTTAGTAAATACTCAGctgttcctcctggaaatgtacgGACAAGTTTCTGGATAATGTGTAGAGTCGCACCCGGTTGACTACAGGATGGTGCAACCGAACTGTCCATTCATTTACAGGAGGGATAACAGAGGAACGCATGGCACGTCTGGAGAGATGACTGATCCTCATTAACTATTAAAGCACTTTCTATAATGGTGGCCACATCTTATGGCCAATAGACAGGGCGACACATGGGCATCGCCGGCGCCTCCTTGTGGCCTCCGCAACAAGCTGTGACGCATAATGCACTTCAAATCTCTAATAACAATGTTAAGTGACTCCCATCGGAAGCCTCGAGTGCACGTATTTATGCAAAGTAGCGATCAAGTAAAATTGCACTTGTATAGTTTTTATGACTTCAGATTTGACCCCCATTTGCACGCCAGCGCCGGGGTCTTATGGGCCGTGTTATCAGTGCTGAGCACttacctgcagatattacactcTTCACCTAGACCAAACATATTGCACATAGAAATGTGGAATTTAGGGGGTTAATTCATTATCGCCAAAGCAAGttttaaaggggaggtgtcacctGCATTACCGGTGCCAggaaatgcttaaaggggtggtTAAGAGAAATCTAGAACTGGATCAGTCTGGGAGAAAACTAAAGTGATACTTGCTGCAGCAGTGACCCGTCTGGTACCGACAGTGATTGGGTCAGGATGGACGATCAAGTAACAGGAGGGGTGGGGTATCTTTTGAAGGTTTATTTATCCCAAACGGAGTCAATTCTATGGTCTGGCACCACCTCTTGCAGGCGATGACCTCCCCTTTAAGACTACCCTCCATGAATGTAATAACCATGCGTTGTCAGGACATGTTGTAGCGGATGAAACATTTTCCGTAGTTGCTTATATTTGTAAAGAAATGTCTTTTTACGGTCCTTTTGGACGCATCATTTTATAAATTACTTGAACGGAACAAAAAATTTTCATTGTCATATTTGCAGAAAAAGTAACCTTGTACCCGGCCCGTTGCCCACCCTTGTACCCCCTTCTCTCGCCTTGCTGACGGCTGTTTGGGGAATGTTGTCTTGCCGGTTCTGTGTTTCGCTGTTGTATTATGTTACATGTAGCGGCAGCCATGACTGTGACCTCGCCTGCGGCCTGTACGGTGCTTCTCACATCAAAGaccatgacactttgtacttgcAGATTTTCAGGACCAATTAAATGTGGGGAGCTTGGATTGACTGGTATGGTGCTTGTTTTTGATCTGCTGCGCTAAACACAACATGTTACAGAACGGAGCCATAGAGATATTGGGAATTGGTGTTTGCACAAGCTGCTAATATAGAAGAGTAAATACTCTTTGGGTTACTTCTCATTGGAGGAGCCTCTTGACCCTTCAGCTCTGGGATCTTTCTTGAATAGTGATATTTTCTACCATCCTACAGAATTtggcagcaggtgtgaccatgcttTACTGCTCTTATTGGTACGTATTGTTCCTGGTGGTCTGTGTAACCTGAGGACTGAGAAAGTGAACATTTAGCCTCCACCTTTTGGAAATGATTTGCTCAGTGTGAAGGGCTTTCTCCTCTGTGCATTAAGCTGTTCCACAGCTCCTTCTCCtctgctgtagtatccaaccagaagcctTCTACATCTCTTACTTAATAGCCCAATGCACAGCAGAAagttcttcaggctgaaagattaAGCAGATCCTTTACAGAAGGTTCAGACTTTGATAAAACATTTAGGACCCAACAAAGAGCAGCTTTGCATCGTGATCTTCAGTTACCTGATATAAAGGGAAgcagtcaccaggttttaccccattaatctaCCAGCCCCCTTAGGTATTTGATGAACTATctgttctagaattccctctgttATGTGAAATCCCACTCATttacctttttaaaaaatgtcctcCAATGTCAggcgagtcaagtttagaggctgcacttCCACTTTAAACTACCCATGTGCACTAGGGACACAACATACTTGTCCACCTCATGGCCCTAGTTTATACTTCTCAAGACATTGTCCATGTAATCTCCATCCTCCTACTCCTGGTTGCTTGGAACGTGCCTTACTGATGGACCTACCAAGAACTTTCCGCCATTGAGCTGTGGCACATTGTTACCACTATGTTGAGTGATTTTAAGAGCATTTCCAATACTTGGGTGCTATTGAAATCCGTGAAAGTGGTTACCAGTCTCTATACAAGACTCCTCAACCACTATCAGTCCAGGGTGAAATAGTGACTAACGTAAAAAGAACAACACAAGGATTTAAGGACCAAAGTAGGGATTGAGGTTACAAAAGATGGGAAATTATTGTATATGCATTATAGACATTCCCTCCAAGAAGCACCATATGGCGGTACGCAGAGCTAACAATACATATATTGCCTCTCCCCCTCAGTATGCAGATTCTTGGCTTTAGTGGATCACAATACTGAGATATATTAGTATATATTTACTTAAGAATTAACCCAAATCTTGGCTTTTCAGCCCCGAGATACCATGTTACAGATTGGCCACACAGCAGATTCTTGTCTGTTTTCGGAgctccgtaaaaaaaaacttctgtgCACATAAATGAGCTAAATGCCAAGAAAACCCATATCTTTTCTGAATGGGTGCAAGGTCCGGAGGTCACGCTGGTGACATGCTCATCCTGCGTGAGAATGTGCTGAACCCTACAAAGGTGATGGCAGGGGAAAGCTATAAATCGCGATGATATATATGAACATGTTTTGGGGAGGGGGGAATCTTCCAATCGCAGTTCTGTGCAGGGACCTTTAATTCGCGCTGAAGCGCGTCTGAGGAACCAATGCAGAGCCATTGCTTGTATAGATATACTACTCACactgcaagtgcactgggggcgggccCAATTTGCCATTTTTGCTTGAAAAGCATAATGCAGGGTATTTTTAAGTGACCCGATTTTATGGTgttgaacatcccctttaaacgGGACCATcactataaaaacaccatattagTTGAGTATCCATTCCCATAATGCAATGTGTCCTGACCTGGTTTTCTGGAAGCAGAAGTTTCTCAAGAGTCTAAAAGTTACTAATGTTTCCCTCCTTGGTCCGGAGGGATGACCCTGACCGAAGcgtgactgtatggcggtatactATCCAGCCCTGAGGTCTACACCTCTTCATCTATCCTTATGTTGTGTGAAGTTGGTTGAGTATAATGTAATGAAATATTCAGGACTCCCACACTCTGATCCCACGCGCTGATGGGTATCTCTCACACGCGCAGGTGATCCAAGGATAAGTTGGCAAAGTCGCAGGGAATAACAATGATGTAAGAAGGGTGGAGGTATTTTGTTTCCTCCATACTTAGGGTGGATTATTATGGACAGTGAATTTACAGTGTGATATGATATTTTAGAAAATGGAACTATGATGGAGAACATCTCGGGGGGATCAGAATGAAATACAGATATAAAGGAGCTTGTGTATACGTTTCTCAATGGGCGTCCTTCATGTGGGGTTCAGTCTGCTTTACCATGGGCTGGAAGGCAGCTGCTGGTGGAGGCCTCCTTgtgagtaaagtggtgggggcccagggGCACGCACCACaggagccctccctataatccagccctgagaACCTTCCCTCCCCCATTGCCAACTTGGAAGTCATGTTAACACTCTTAAATGGaatgtcccatttttttttttaagttctccCCTATCCTCAGGTCAGGCGATAACAAGATGATCAATGAGGGACCAACAAACCTGGGACCTCACCGAGACCTCGGACCTCATAAGACCAGAAATTTGTGATCCACAGAATGGGAGTCTTGTACTCACTAATGGGTCAGGCATGTGTATTGTGCTTCATTCAGTTGGGAGCTGTCAACACAGCGCTCAGACATCTCCAGTACTCTCATTCTCTGTTTatggagcgctgtgctcagcaatttcctatactcccatactatggAATAGAACGGCATGGCTGTCCTTTGCTACATACCTTATAGAGAATGGTAACCCTATTCTTTAGATTGCTGAGGGCCCCATTATTGTGATCGttagggggtcccagcagtcggacctcACCATtcttgttatcccttatcctgtggatttACAAAGAGTCACTTTACAATCCCTCATTCTGGATTTCCCAGTGGTTTCCCCTGTGATCTTACATTATCCtctatcttgtacataatatTACATGCTACACTGTACATAAGATGCTTGGGGGCTACAACCACTGGAATAAGGCTTCTTGTATTTGTCATATTTTCCATGTAGGGCGCCCATACAATGGATCACTTGTCCGCAGTAGTATTGGAGCTGGTGGGTCTCCATAGCTGTACCATTTCCCCCAGGTCATGCATAAGATCTTTAGGTATATAACACTCAGAACTGATCGCATGTGAACAGCAGCAGAAGCCTCAACAATGCGTCTATGTGATCCTCATCTCATCAGCGCAGTCATGGGGGAGTCACAGGCTACTGCGTTTACAGACTCCGAGGGTCAGGGCCAGGGTCGGATGTATGTTAATCTACTTTAATGCTGACCTTAGACATGTGACCACTAGGCACATAT contains the following coding sequences:
- the SLC30A1 gene encoding proton-coupled zinc antiporter SLC30A1 — encoded protein: MWESNRVRLLCMLGLTFVFFVAEVVVSRVTGSLAMLSDSFHMLSDVIALVVGLIAVRFAQKTRSTDKNTFGWIRAGVMGALVNAIFLTALCFTIILEAVERFTEPQAIEQPLVVIGVGFGGLLINLIGLCMFRDSAGGGHGHSHGGGGHGHSHGAKKSHRNRERAAGDGAALDREETNNLVENCAGSNGPALEVVPGKHDALADNAAEPRVNGSIVQNHVAELHEDGSQLNMRGVFLHVLGDALGSVIVVLNALVFYFVFNPCPAGEQCINPCVHDHCSDHPEVNHTLLAMNDSAEEPQIKIAGPCWVLYLDPSLCVIMVCILLYTTYPLLKESALILLQTVPKQIDISSLKQKLRNLEGVEAVHELHVWQLAESRIIATAHIKCHDPTAYMDVAKRIKDFFHDEGIHATTIQPEFSSVESGSRISLCELSCRTQCAPKQCCGNSEKNVSARKTSCGAATLGMISESPEHKRTNSASERPGGELRIDMDAAV